In Halococcus salifodinae DSM 8989, the following are encoded in one genomic region:
- a CDS encoding helix-turn-helix domain-containing protein: MKYLELRLQQSEDVIHPMHEFVADREGYGSYRLLQWNPAVGETNTMIFSIEGDPDPYAAALETVETVLAFEIVPGEGETFYVYVRERLDAEARQLTEAFTHGNLVVMPPLEYRSDRTIDLTVVGSADALQTAIDEAPPGVDAEIRSVGSYNAGTIEAASALSDRQAEAATAAVDCGYYETPREGSVADVADRLGCAPGTAAEHLRKAEATLVGRAVEGARGDPHDASRSG; encoded by the coding sequence ATGAAATATCTCGAACTCCGCCTCCAGCAGAGCGAGGACGTCATCCACCCGATGCACGAGTTCGTCGCCGACCGGGAGGGGTACGGGTCGTACCGCCTGCTTCAGTGGAACCCCGCCGTCGGCGAAACCAACACGATGATTTTCTCGATCGAGGGAGACCCGGATCCGTATGCGGCGGCTCTCGAAACCGTCGAGACCGTTCTGGCGTTCGAGATCGTCCCGGGTGAGGGAGAGACGTTCTACGTGTACGTGCGCGAACGGCTCGATGCCGAGGCGCGTCAGCTGACCGAGGCGTTCACCCACGGCAACCTCGTCGTGATGCCGCCGCTCGAATACCGCAGCGACCGCACTATCGATCTCACCGTCGTCGGGAGCGCCGACGCCCTCCAGACCGCGATCGACGAGGCACCGCCAGGCGTCGATGCCGAGATCCGGAGCGTCGGCAGCTACAACGCCGGAACGATCGAGGCCGCGAGCGCGCTGAGCGATCGCCAGGCCGAAGCCGCGACGGCGGCGGTCGATTGCGGCTACTACGAAACTCCACGCGAGGGAAGCGTCGCCGACGTGGCCGACCGGCTCGGCTGCGCACCGGGGACCGCCGCCGAGCACCTCCGAAAGGCCGAAGCCACGCTCGTCGGTCGCGCCGTCGAGGGGGCGCGTGGTGATCCACACGATGCATCGAGGAGTGGGTGA
- a CDS encoding alpha/beta hydrolase, with the protein MPADLPLEHVSIEPDTPTDGPAPAVFVLHGRGADEEDLLPVAERLPDELHVVSLRAPEPLMGGYTWYELDVPDGDLHESQPVIEEFRRSLDLVSETIDAAIDAYDLDSDRVGLLGFSQGAISSLSLLVEDPGRYAWVVALHGYLAESHADADPDGIEDTPVFVGSGTADRIIPSSRAQAAADRLREMGYPVEAHEYGSAHGIAPDELADVVEWVEAQLA; encoded by the coding sequence ATGCCCGCCGATCTCCCGCTCGAACACGTCTCGATCGAGCCCGACACCCCCACCGACGGCCCCGCGCCGGCGGTGTTCGTCCTCCACGGTCGCGGTGCCGACGAGGAGGACCTGTTGCCCGTCGCCGAGCGTCTTCCCGACGAACTCCACGTCGTCAGCCTCCGCGCGCCCGAGCCGCTAATGGGCGGATACACGTGGTACGAGCTCGACGTTCCTGACGGCGACCTCCACGAGAGCCAGCCCGTCATCGAGGAGTTCCGCCGAAGTCTCGACCTCGTAAGCGAGACCATCGACGCCGCGATCGATGCGTACGACCTCGATTCCGACCGAGTTGGACTGTTGGGATTCAGTCAGGGCGCGATTTCGTCGCTCTCGCTCCTGGTCGAAGACCCCGGGCGCTACGCGTGGGTCGTCGCGCTCCACGGCTATCTCGCCGAGTCACACGCCGACGCCGATCCCGACGGTATCGAGGACACGCCGGTGTTCGTCGGTTCGGGGACTGCGGATCGGATCATCCCGTCGAGCCGTGCCCAGGCGGCGGCTGATCGGCTTCGTGAGATGGGGTATCCGGTCGAGGCACACGAGTACGGGAGCGCCCACGGAATCGCGCCGGACGAACTCGCGGACGTGGTCGAGTGGGTCGAGGCGCAGCTGGCCTGA
- the dph2 gene encoding diphthamide biosynthesis enzyme Dph2 — protein sequence MSHQSDASAGDLTRTGMALKHDREWDYELERIVEAVEERDAEKVGLQFPEGLKRRGPAVTDDLRALLPDGVRVLLSGQPCYGACDLDTYMMRRTDVFVHFGHSPMKESEKIIYVPLFSNVDVEPIMADSLDELDDPETNPDVGLVTTAQHMNKFEEMRTWLESRGFDVHTRRGDDRLTHEGQVLGCNYASADIDADQVLYVGGGKFHPLGLAMEHPDKTVVIADPVNNAVSVADTEKFLKQRYGAVHRAMDAEKWGVIFCTKIGQGRYDQAEKIVDENENAYLITMDEVTPDRLRNFDMDAFVNTGCPRITTDDGPQFHKPMLTPGEYEIAVGNEPLENLSFDTFHGTW from the coding sequence ATGAGCCACCAATCGGATGCTTCTGCGGGCGATCTCACCCGAACGGGGATGGCGCTCAAACACGACCGGGAGTGGGACTACGAGTTGGAACGGATCGTCGAGGCGGTCGAGGAGCGCGACGCCGAGAAAGTCGGCCTCCAGTTCCCCGAGGGACTGAAACGCCGCGGCCCGGCCGTGACCGACGACCTCCGCGCGCTCCTGCCCGACGGTGTGCGGGTGCTGCTGTCGGGCCAGCCGTGTTACGGCGCGTGCGACCTCGACACCTACATGATGCGCCGCACGGACGTGTTCGTCCACTTCGGTCACTCACCAATGAAGGAGTCGGAGAAGATCATCTACGTCCCGCTCTTCTCGAACGTGGATGTCGAACCGATCATGGCCGACTCCTTGGACGAACTCGACGACCCCGAGACGAACCCCGATGTCGGCCTCGTCACCACCGCCCAGCACATGAACAAGTTCGAGGAGATGCGGACGTGGCTCGAATCGCGAGGGTTCGACGTTCACACCCGCAGAGGCGACGATCGGCTGACTCACGAGGGCCAGGTCCTCGGCTGTAACTACGCCTCCGCCGACATCGACGCCGACCAGGTGCTCTACGTCGGCGGCGGGAAGTTCCATCCCCTCGGCCTCGCGATGGAACACCCTGATAAAACGGTGGTGATCGCCGATCCCGTCAACAACGCCGTCTCGGTCGCCGACACCGAGAAGTTCCTGAAACAGCGCTACGGAGCCGTCCACCGCGCGATGGACGCCGAGAAGTGGGGCGTCATCTTCTGTACCAAGATCGGGCAGGGGCGCTACGACCAGGCCGAGAAGATCGTCGACGAGAACGAGAACGCTTACCTCATCACGATGGACGAAGTCACGCCCGACCGGCTGCGGAACTTCGACATGGACGCGTTCGTGAACACTGGCTGTCCGAGGATCACGACCGACGACGGCCCGCAGTTCCACAAGCCGATGCTCACACCCGGCGAGTACGAGATCGCAGTCGGCAACGAACCCTTGGAGAACCTCTCGTTCGACACGTTCCACGGCACGTGGTAG
- a CDS encoding YlbF family regulator — protein MSTEPELDAETDADAEPMAAAGRPEDLAGDLGSALADTPEYERFAEAKAEVERSPEAQEKVQEFERLRDEFMLARQTGEASQEDLQKLQSAQQELHEVPAMAEFLDAQNRLDARLERISDAVSVELDFDFGDRIGACCQD, from the coding sequence ATGAGCACCGAACCGGAACTCGATGCGGAGACCGACGCTGACGCCGAACCGATGGCCGCAGCGGGCCGCCCCGAGGATCTTGCTGGCGACCTCGGGAGTGCGCTCGCCGACACGCCCGAGTACGAGCGGTTCGCCGAGGCGAAAGCCGAGGTCGAGCGGAGTCCCGAGGCCCAGGAAAAAGTCCAGGAGTTCGAACGGCTCCGCGACGAGTTCATGCTCGCGCGCCAGACCGGCGAGGCGAGTCAGGAGGACCTCCAGAAACTCCAGAGCGCCCAGCAGGAACTCCACGAGGTCCCAGCGATGGCGGAGTTCCTCGACGCACAGAACCGACTCGACGCCCGGCTCGAACGCATCAGCGACGCGGTCTCGGTCGAACTCGACTTCGACTTCGGCGATCGGATCGGCGCGTGCTGTCAGGACTAG